The following proteins are co-located in the Aurantiacibacter atlanticus genome:
- the traL gene encoding type IV conjugative transfer system protein TraL has product MADRYLVPRRLDDPELIGFWTIDEFAGILIPFAWGILAQHIFIGIGLAAGTWFALRKAKARGAGSALVHAAYWYLPGSFLGLKATPPSHCRLLAG; this is encoded by the coding sequence ATGGCCGACAGGTACCTTGTTCCACGGCGGCTCGACGATCCGGAGCTCATCGGCTTCTGGACCATCGACGAGTTTGCAGGGATTCTCATTCCCTTCGCCTGGGGCATTCTTGCGCAGCATATTTTCATCGGTATCGGCTTGGCCGCCGGAACCTGGTTTGCCTTGCGGAAGGCAAAGGCTCGCGGTGCCGGTTCGGCACTGGTGCATGCTGCGTACTGGTACCTGCCCGGGAGTTTCCTGGGGCTGAAAGCCACGCCGCCCTCCCACTGCCGCCTGTTGGCGGGCTGA
- a CDS encoding type IV conjugative transfer system protein TraE has protein sequence MQAQFAHEQAQGFLRQRNRFAVLAGVLGLTTLVSFGAAATRDEQVVLVPITAERITVSSGGIDAPYLELVTRDTALMLLNRAPESLDYWMANILKLADPAAHGALKAELVQIVEEQRGSDISQAFVIAEINVDPKALTSSVTGTLKTFVGAQVIASQRRAFRFRWSKRGLSLALAGFEQLPTDKEDIGQ, from the coding sequence ATGCAAGCACAATTTGCACATGAACAGGCGCAGGGTTTCCTGCGGCAGCGCAACCGCTTCGCCGTGCTGGCAGGCGTTCTGGGTCTGACCACGCTGGTCAGCTTCGGTGCTGCTGCGACCCGCGATGAACAGGTCGTGCTGGTGCCGATCACTGCCGAGCGGATCACCGTCTCGAGCGGCGGGATCGACGCGCCCTATCTCGAGCTCGTCACTCGCGACACGGCGCTGATGCTCCTTAACCGGGCACCAGAGAGCCTCGATTATTGGATGGCCAACATCCTGAAGCTTGCTGATCCCGCCGCGCACGGCGCGCTTAAGGCCGAGCTGGTGCAGATCGTCGAGGAACAGCGCGGCTCGGACATCAGCCAAGCCTTCGTGATCGCCGAAATAAACGTCGATCCCAAGGCGCTGACATCGAGTGTCACCGGCACGCTCAAGACCTTCGTCGGCGCGCAGGTGATCGCGAGCCAGCGCCGCGCTTTCCGTTTCCGCTGGTCGAAGCGAGGCCTCAGCCTCGCGCTGGCCGGCTTCGAGCAACTTCCCACTGACAAAGAGGACATCGGCCAATGA
- a CDS encoding type-F conjugative transfer system secretin TraK, with the protein MSLFSSPLAAALAGTGLACFAIGATRRPDPGLKLTGLAVLAFGLAPVPAHADQFVEAADNATIDCELARGELTRIALIDDGFANVSKIASGFPYNDFQVTHEPVRGDIYISVPPQFAAARVSFFATSKAGYVYRFACRLGGEEATQLFITNPALAKSEAAEWETETGPEDTAIRLIEAMASDAVLPGFTARSELSPPRRTGGIEVQLVAEYQGDALTGQRFLIRNLGQENLALAAEREAPAGALAFAYGRDALAPGEATSAFLIFAKGGLD; encoded by the coding sequence ATGAGCCTTTTCTCATCCCCACTTGCTGCCGCGCTTGCAGGAACCGGCCTTGCCTGTTTCGCGATTGGCGCAACAAGGCGCCCCGATCCCGGATTGAAGCTCACCGGCCTTGCCGTGCTTGCCTTTGGGCTCGCGCCGGTCCCAGCGCACGCCGACCAGTTCGTCGAGGCCGCCGACAACGCGACGATCGATTGCGAGCTGGCGCGCGGCGAACTCACCCGGATCGCGCTTATCGATGACGGCTTTGCCAATGTCTCGAAGATCGCGAGCGGCTTTCCCTACAACGACTTCCAGGTGACGCACGAGCCGGTGCGCGGGGACATCTATATCTCCGTGCCTCCGCAATTCGCGGCGGCGCGCGTCAGCTTCTTTGCCACCAGCAAAGCGGGCTACGTTTACAGGTTCGCCTGCCGCCTCGGCGGCGAGGAAGCGACCCAGCTGTTCATCACCAACCCCGCACTGGCCAAAAGCGAAGCGGCAGAATGGGAGACCGAAACTGGCCCGGAAGACACCGCGATCCGGTTGATCGAAGCGATGGCGAGCGATGCCGTCCTGCCTGGCTTCACCGCGCGCTCCGAGCTGTCTCCTCCGCGCCGTACCGGCGGGATCGAAGTCCAGCTTGTTGCTGAATACCAGGGCGACGCGCTTACCGGACAGCGTTTCCTTATCCGCAACCTCGGCCAGGAAAACCTTGCGCTCGCCGCCGAGCGCGAAGCGCCCGCAGGCGCGCTCGCCTTTGCCTATGGCCGCGACGCGCTCGCCCCCGGCGAAGCGACCAGCGCTTTCCTTATCTTTGCAAAGGGAGGGCTCGACTGA
- a CDS encoding TraB/VirB10 family protein, which yields MPGSPQARESGRRNLNSQIAQRQKLLLAGIGAIALTGGGMFIFSGDSDDAGVDANGAATIDTGGLVNRNLSQREFVASYGNRLDAQGRAIKDLEQAQLPTAQVEEELEALRSENAQMRSDGQAAIDAISSENAALRSQLSDPARASSEPMPVPPPPAYGPGVGPGAAIQPPQSGVQAQGGGLSLMSFGADAGKDGKPRPAETAPALLLEASREYLPPNSYAPATVIVGVDASTGVASQSDPLPVVLRITGPARSVMRGNKLLTTDITGCLVNGAARGDLSAEKVYVKLVRMTCAQPGGRFAVSEVKGFISFAGKSGVRGRVVSREGSLVSQALLAGIVGGFGRGFSANANGIFTGQVGSDGQREALSPTDILAGGFGQGAGEAADTVSRYLIERAEQYQPVVEMPTGIDVEIVFLDGVHVRSSSK from the coding sequence ATGCCGGGGTCTCCGCAAGCCCGCGAGAGCGGCCGGCGTAACCTCAATTCCCAGATCGCGCAGCGCCAGAAGCTGCTGCTCGCCGGGATCGGGGCCATCGCGCTCACCGGCGGCGGCATGTTCATCTTCAGCGGCGATAGCGACGACGCCGGAGTGGATGCAAACGGTGCGGCAACGATCGACACCGGCGGCCTCGTCAATCGCAACCTCTCGCAGCGCGAGTTCGTGGCGAGCTACGGCAACCGCCTCGACGCGCAAGGCCGCGCGATCAAGGACCTGGAACAAGCCCAGCTGCCGACCGCACAAGTCGAAGAGGAACTCGAAGCGCTGCGCAGCGAGAATGCGCAGATGCGCTCAGACGGCCAAGCAGCGATCGACGCGATTTCTTCCGAAAACGCCGCACTGCGCTCGCAGCTAAGCGACCCGGCAAGAGCTTCTTCAGAGCCCATGCCCGTACCGCCGCCACCTGCCTATGGGCCCGGTGTTGGCCCGGGTGCAGCAATCCAGCCGCCGCAGTCCGGAGTGCAGGCACAAGGCGGCGGACTCAGCCTGATGAGTTTCGGCGCCGATGCGGGCAAGGACGGCAAGCCGCGACCGGCCGAGACAGCGCCTGCATTGCTGCTCGAAGCGAGCCGCGAATATTTGCCGCCCAACAGCTATGCACCGGCAACGGTCATTGTCGGGGTCGATGCCTCGACCGGCGTTGCCAGCCAGAGTGATCCGCTGCCCGTGGTCCTCAGGATCACCGGCCCGGCCCGTTCGGTCATGCGCGGCAACAAACTGCTTACCACCGACATCACCGGCTGCCTCGTCAACGGCGCAGCGCGCGGCGATCTCTCGGCCGAGAAGGTCTACGTCAAGCTGGTGCGCATGACCTGCGCGCAGCCTGGCGGGCGGTTCGCGGTAAGCGAGGTCAAAGGGTTCATCTCCTTTGCCGGCAAGTCCGGGGTGCGCGGCCGCGTTGTCAGCCGTGAAGGAAGCCTTGTCAGCCAGGCTCTGCTCGCCGGGATTGTCGGCGGCTTCGGACGCGGATTTTCCGCCAACGCCAACGGCATCTTCACCGGACAAGTGGGCAGCGACGGCCAGCGCGAAGCGCTCTCGCCAACCGACATTCTTGCCGGCGGCTTCGGCCAGGGTGCTGGCGAAGCTGCTGATACGGTCAGCCGCTACCTCATTGAACGCGCAGAACAATATCAACCAGTCGTCGAGATGCCGACCGGCATCGACGTCGAGATCGTCTTTCTCGACGGCGTCCATGTCAGGAGCTCCTCCAAATGA
- a CDS encoding DsbC family protein — MNYNDHRPGLKTRAAHFALACSGAAAVLTLGVSAVTAMPASASALASDVAQALKLRLPKTPIDAISCDKLGPWCEVVSGDTLFYIDETARYLFVGRLYDMEERRDVTAARLLELNPDLLAAVAPRAGGETQPGGNKPPAQMAATRVDLSTLPVAGAIHWGNPKGEKLVVFSDFQCGYCQRLAGELAKAKVHVEERPISIFGAASRQVSKAVLCAKDPVKALHAAYAGQAPATGKTCKQAKALDANEAFAKSNGFTGTPVIVRARDGAVLHGYRDAATIRSFVSRAKGSAQ, encoded by the coding sequence ATGAACTACAATGACCACCGGCCGGGCCTGAAGACCCGTGCCGCCCACTTCGCCCTTGCCTGCTCAGGTGCCGCTGCCGTGCTCACACTCGGTGTTTCGGCTGTAACGGCCATGCCCGCATCGGCTTCCGCGCTGGCAAGCGATGTCGCGCAGGCGCTGAAGTTGCGGCTGCCCAAGACCCCGATCGATGCGATCAGCTGCGATAAGCTCGGACCATGGTGCGAAGTCGTTTCGGGCGACACGCTGTTCTACATCGATGAGACCGCGCGCTACCTGTTCGTCGGCCGGCTCTACGACATGGAAGAGCGGCGCGACGTGACCGCTGCTCGCCTGCTCGAACTTAATCCCGACCTGCTTGCCGCCGTTGCACCGCGCGCCGGGGGCGAGACGCAACCGGGCGGCAACAAACCTCCAGCCCAGATGGCCGCAACCCGTGTCGATCTCTCCACCCTTCCGGTAGCCGGCGCGATCCACTGGGGCAATCCCAAGGGCGAAAAGCTCGTGGTCTTCTCGGACTTTCAATGCGGCTACTGCCAGCGCCTGGCAGGCGAACTCGCCAAGGCCAAGGTCCATGTCGAAGAGCGACCGATTTCGATCTTCGGCGCAGCAAGCCGTCAGGTTTCCAAAGCCGTGCTGTGCGCGAAGGATCCGGTAAAGGCTCTCCATGCTGCCTATGCCGGGCAGGCGCCAGCAACCGGCAAGACCTGTAAGCAAGCCAAGGCGCTCGATGCCAACGAGGCCTTTGCCAAGTCCAACGGTTTTACCGGGACGCCGGTGATCGTGCGCGCCCGCGATGGGGCAGTGCTCCATGGCTACCGCGATGCCGCGACCATCCGCAGCTTCGTCTCACGCGCGAAAGGAAGCGCGCAATGA